The Meiothermus sp. genome segment GGCCTTTGCTGTGCCTAGCGACCTAGGGGGCGGATTTGGCACCAAGCGCGGGGGTTTCTCGGTAATGGGCGATTGTCCCCCGCAGGTTGCCGCAGCTTCGTCGGGCCGTTCCCTCCACTGCTCTGGATAGAAGAACTGCTTACCCTGGCCGGGTAAGGTTCTATGCAATGGTATGGGCTGGGAGAATCAGCGTCAAGCGACCTCGAGGCTCATGTTTCTGCCTCCGGTACACAGCAAGTCCTGCCCCCACACTTCACTTTTTTGCCCAGGGGGTTCTTGAAGCCCTAGATATAGCCCACCCGCCGGAGTTCTTCTTCCACGGCTGCCAGCACCTTCGGGTAGGCTTCGTCCAGGGTCAGCCCCCGCAAGGTAGCCCCCGCCGCAGGCACATGGCCGCCCCCACCCAGCTTAACCGCCACTGCCTGGGCCGAAACACCACCGCGGCTGCGGATGCTGAGCTTCACGCCCTCTTCCCGCTCGCGCAAAAAAACCGCGATCTGGCTGCCCTCCGCGTAGCGGATGATACCCACAAAATCGTCGGAGTCCTCTACGCTGACCTCGGAGGGCATATGAGCCGTCACCAGCAGGCCCCCAAAGTGAAACCCCACCGTGGAAAGCACCGCCCCCATGGCCTTGAAGTAGCCCACCGGTCGCCACTGCAAGCGGTCGGTAAGTTCGGCCAGTTTCACGCCGTGCCCCACCAGCTCGGCAGCAGTGTGGAGTACCTCGGGGGTGGTGTTGGCAAAACGAAAGTTGCCGGTATCGGTAATCAAGCCGGTCAGCACCGGTGTGGCCATCTCGGCAGTCCAGCCTACCCCCAGCGCATCTATCAGGTCTTTGACAATCTGGGCCGTGGCCGCTTTAGAAGGATCCACCACCGAAAGGTAGCCGAAGCGCGGGTTGGTGCCGTGGTGGTCAATGTTGATAACAAACCCCTCTACCGGTGCCCCCGCTACCCGGCCCGGTTCGGCGGCATCCAGCACCACCAGGGTGGCCCCTTCCGGTACCTGAGCGATGGGCTCGCTGTACTCGTCTTCTTTGACCAAGAAGCGCAGAAAACGCGGAGGGTCGGCAATCCAGGTCACTTTTTTGTCCATGGCCTTGAGGGCCCGGGCCAGCCCCAACGAAGAACCAATGGCATCGCCGTCGGGATCCACATGCGAAACAATAATGATAGGACCCTCGAGCTCCCGCAGCGTGTCGGCCACGGTGCGAACCTTCTCCCAGTAGCGCGGCTCGGGGCCGTTATGCAGAGCATCCATAGCTCTTCAACTATACCGGCTGGCTCTATAGCCGGATGAGTTTTCCATGCATTACGGCGCACGGCAAACAAACCGACTGGATCCAGGCCGTTGCAAGCCCCAAGGGCCCTCACAGGCTATAATCCCGGTTGGACTTATGGAACGGCTCATCCCCCCCACCCCGTCTCTAAAAGGCACCCTTCGCGTTCCAGGCGATAAATCGGTCACCCACCGTGGGCTGATGCTGGGCGCGCTGGCCCAGGGCGAAAGCACCCTCTACTACCCCCTCAAGGCCGGTGATACCCTCTCGACCGCCCAGGTCATGCGCCAGCTCGGAGCCGAGATTACCGAACGGGGCGAGCATTTTCACATCAAAGGGGCAGGCCTTCGGCTCCAGGAACCCACCGATGTACTCGACTGCGGCAACGCCGGAACCCTGATGCGGCTGGTGGCCGGGCTGCTCTCGGGGCAGGAAATCTTCACGGTGCTCACCGGCGATGCCTCGCTGCGGCGGCGGCCCATGGGCCGGGTCACCACCCCTCTGCGGCAGATGGGAGCTCGGATCGAGGGGCGTGAGGGCGGCAAGCTGGCGCCTCTGGCCATACGCGGCGGCGGCCTGCGCGGCATTCACTACGAGCTGCCGGTAGCCAGCGCGCAGGTCAAAAGTGCGGTCTTGTTGGCAGGTTTGTTTGCGGAAGAAGATACCGAGGTAGCCGAGCCCGCCCCCACCCGCGACCACACCGAGCGGGTCTTCCGGCACTATGGCCTGCCCATCGAACTCGAGGGCAACCTCATCCGCACCCGCCGGGCCGAGCCATTCGCCGCCAGAGACCTTATTGTTCCGGGCGATTTCAGCAGCGCGGCCTTTTTCATCGTAGCGGCCCTCATCACCCCCGAATCTGACATAACCCTCGAGGGCGTGGGCCTGAACCCCACCCGCACCGGGCTGCTTACGGTGCTCAAGGAGATGGGCGCCGACCTGAGCTGGGAGGTGACCGAGGGGCAAGACGGTGAGCCGGTGGGCGCTATTCGGGCCCGGTCGTCCAGGCTCAAAGGGGTCTCGGTAGACCCCAAGCTGATCCCGCTGATGGTGGACGAGGTGCCGGTGCTGGCGGCGGCAGCGGCCTGGGCCGAGGGCGAAACCTATATTCCTAACCTGGAGGAGCTCCGGGTCAAGGAGTCCGACCGTGTAGCGGCCATCGCCCACAACCTGCAAAACCTGGGTGCGCCGGTCGAGATGGGCCCCGACTGGCTCAAGATTCGCGGTGGTAGCGTGCAAAGCGGTGTGGTGGAACCTTTCCATGACCACCGCATCGCCATGGCCTTTGCGGTCTGCGGCCTGCCCAAAGGTGTAACCGTGCAGGATGCCGAGTGGGCCAGCATCAGCTTTCCGAGTTTCTGGGAAGCGTTAGAACGACTGACCGGTAGGGTTTAGTGCAGTCCGGCCCCGGGCGTCTGAGCCAATGTTGAAATGTACGAGCAAACTCGAGTAAGGCAATCTCAGACTCGTATGTGCCCTGATCTCTGGCTTTCCGACCTGCGACGTGGAACCCGAGACATGGGGCAACATACAGGCCTCTTTGCAAAAGTGTTCTGGTACTTCACCTAGCGTATGCACGACATCATCACCATAGACGGCCCCTCCGCCTCGGGCAAAACCAGCGTGGCCAAGCTGGTCGCCCAGCGCCTGGGCATTCCCTACATCTCCAGCGGCCTTCTGTACCGGGCGGTGGCCCTGATGTGTTTGCTCGAGAACGTCTCGGCCGAGGAAATTGAGGGGCGGCTGGAGAAGTACCGCCTCGAGCTCAGACCCACCTCCACCCAAAACCTGGTTTATCTGGACGGCCACGAGGTCAGCGAGGCTTTGCACAGCCTCGAGGTAGACCAGATTGTTTCCGCTGTAGCTGTGCGACCTGCCATAAGGGAGTACGTTAACAATGTGCTACGCAAAATTCCGCCCCCGTTCGTGGTAGACGGACGCGATATGGGCAGCACGGTTTTTCCCCAGGCCCGCTACAAGTTCTACCTGACCGCCAGCCCCGAAGTGCGGGCTAAGCGCCGCGTGCCCGAGCGCGACGCCGCCTACGAAACGGTGCTGGCCGAAATTATCCGACGTGACCAGGCCGACCAGAAACAGAGCGCTCCCGCCCGGGATGCCATCATCCTAGACACCAGCCACCTCGACCTCGATGGGGTAGTGCGGGCTGTGCTAAAGCACCTAGCCCCACCGAGCTAGAGCGATCTGCACAAAGATCGAGTCTCCCCTGCATTATCGCGCCCTTCACAGACCTTGCTGCCCATGTGAGCACGTGGCCCCTCTGCTCGCCCACAGGCTGGGCCGGTCTGGGTCATACCAAATCCTCATGAACCCCTTGCCTTCTCTCCGTTGGGAGAAGGTGGCGACACCCCGACCGCGCCATTTACAAACAGCAATAGGAACAAGATTGACTGCACCTGGGGTGTCGCCGGTTGAGGGAGCTTGGGACGATCCTCAAAGCCAACTGTCTAAGTAAAGTTGGTATCACACAAAAACCCAGACCACAGCAAGAGCCAAATAGGCCGGCCCCCACGCCTTGCAGGGCAACCCAAACAGCCGCGCCGACCTTACCTAACCCTCAAACCCCAACAAGAAGGGGTCTTCCAGCATCTCGGCCACAAAACGGCAGAAGCGGGCTGCATCGGCGCCGTCAATCAGGCGATGGTCGTAGGAGAGCGAGAAAGGCATGATGTTGCGCGGCTCAAAAGCGCCCTTCTCGGCGTTCCACACCGGCTCTATGCTGCTGCGCGAAACTCCCATGATGGCCACCTCAGGCCAGTTGACGATGGGGGTGAATCCCGTCCCGCCGATGCCACCCAGATTGGAGATGGTAAACGAGGCCCCTTGCATCTCTTCCGGGGTTAGCTTGCGGTCTCGAGCCTTAGCGGCAATCTCGCCTAGCTCGGCGGCCAGGGTGATTACCCCCTTCTTGTCCACATCGCGCACCACCGGCACCAGCAAGCCCGTGGGGGTATCCACAGCCACGCCAATATGGATGTACTCCTTGAAAATGACCTCGTTGGTAGCCGTATCTATGGAGGCGTTGAACTTGGGGAACTGCTTGAGGGCCGCTGCCGCAATCTTGAGCAGGATTGCGGTCATGGTGACTTTAGCGCCCCGCTTTTCCGCCCTGGGACCCATCTTCTTGCGCAGGGCCTCCATCTCGGTGATGTCGGCCTTGTCGAACTGGGTTACCATCGGGATGGTGCTCCAGGCCTGGGCCATGCTGCGCACGGTGGCCCGGCGAATCCCCGACATGGCCTCGCGGCGTACCGAACCAAACTTGCTGAAGTCAGGTAAGGGCATTGCAGGCACAGGGGCAGAAGTGGTGGGCGCAGGGACAACCTCACCGGTCGCAAACCGCTTTACATCGCTTTCGGAGATGCGGTAGGCGGGGCCGCTGCCCACCACATCCAGCAGATTGACCCCCATTTCTCGAGCCAGCCGGCGCACACTCGGTGCAGCCGGAATCAGCTTGCGCTGCCCTGCTGGCGCACTGGGCACAGAAGCCGCACCACGTGGGGGAGCCGGTACACTGGGGGGTTGGGCTGATGGTGCCGTACTGGCGGGCTGGGCTGAGGCAGGTGCAGGGGGTGGGGTTGTAGGGGTCGGCGGGGGGGGCGTTGCGGGTGCAGACTTGGGGGCTTCCGCGGATGTCGCAGCACTCCCCAGGACCGCTATCACCTGCCCGCTTTTCACCTCATCGCCGGGTTTAACCATCACTTTGGAAACCGTGCCCCCTTCAGAGGCGGGGGCTTCCATCACCGCTTTGTCGGTTTCCAACTCCAACACCGGCTGTCCTGCCGCGATGGTATCGCCCTCTTTGATCAACACCCCCACCACCACAGCGGAGGCCACATTATCGCCCAGGTCGGGTAGTTTTAGTTCTGCCATGTATTGCTCCCTTCCTTCACGCCCATAGCTCAGTGCGAATAGCGAATGGCTGCTCTTTTGCTGTGGGCTATCAGCTATTGGCTATCAGCGTTTGTATGGCGCCTCCCGCTTGGGGTCGATGCCCAGTTTCTTGATGGCTTCGCTAAGGGTATTGACGTTTACCTTGCCCTCGCTGCGCAGCGCCGAGAGGGCCGCCACCACCACATGTTTGGCATCCACCTCAAAGAAGTCGCGCAGGGCCTCGCGGGTCTCGGAGCGCCCGAAGCCGTCGGTGCCCAGGCTGTGGATGGGGCGGTTTAGATAGCCCGAGACCATATCCGGCAAGACCTTCATGTAATCACTCGCAGCGATGATGGGCCCCTCGGTTCCATTCAAACACTGCGCCACATAGGGCAGCTTGGCCTTGCTACCGGGGTTAAGGCGGTTCTGACGCGCGGTCTCCTGGGCCTCGTAGTAGAGGGCTTTATAACTGGTCACGCTCCATACATCAGCGGCGATGTTGTAGTCTGCCAGCATCTCGGCGGCCTTGAGCACCTCGTTCAGGATGGTGCCGGAACCCAAGAGCTGCACCCGGGCTTTGGGCTTTTTGAGGTCGCTTTTCTTGAACAGATAGAGGCCCTTCAGAATGCCCTGGCGGGTCTGTTCGCGTGGCTCGGGCATGGCAGGCTGGACATAGTTCTCGTTCATCAGGGTGATGTAGTAAAAGATGTCCTCGCCATCGTGGTACATGCGCTTTAGGCCGTCTTGCAGGATGACCGCCAGCTCATAGGCAAAAGCCGGGTCATAGGCGGGCATGTTGGGCACCGGAAGGGCCAGTACATGGGAGTGGCCGTCCTCGTGTTGCAAACCCTCGCCGTTCAGGGTGGTGCGGCCTGCGGTAGCCCCCATCAGGAAGCCCTTGGTGCGCTGGTCGCCTGCGGCCCAGACCAGATCGCCTACCCGCTGCAATCCGAACATCGAGTAGTAGATGTAGAAAGGAATGGTGGGCACGCCGTGGTGGGCGTAAGCGGTTCCGGCAGCGATAAAGCTGCACATGGCCCCGGCCTCGTTGATGCCCTCCTGTAGCAGTTGGCCGGTCTCGGACTCGCGGTAGACGGTCACGGTTCCGGCGTCCACAGGCGTGTAGAGCTGGCCCTTGGGCGAGTAGATGCCCACCGAGTTGATCACGCCTTCCATGCCGAAGGTACGGGCCTCGTCGGGCACGATGGGTACGATGAGCTTGCCCACCTCGGGGTGGCGCACCAGCTTGGTCAGTATCCGCACGAAGGCCATGGTGGTGGAAATCTCGCGCCCGCTCGAGCCTGCATAGAACTCCTCAAAGAAGGCACTATCGGGGGTGTTCAGCTTATACTCGCGCACACGTCGCTCGGGAATCAGACCCCCCAGTGCCTTGCGGCGCTCGAGCATGTAGCGCACCTCCGGCGAGTCGGGGCCGGGGTGGTAGAAAGGGGTCTTCTCCAGCTCTTCGTCGGGGATGGGAATACCCAGGTGATCCCGCGCTTCCCGCAGGTCTTCCAGGGTGAGCTTCTTGACCTGGTGGGCCACGTTCTTGGCCTGAGCGCTGGGCCCCAGGCAGTAGCCCTTGACCGTGCGGGCAATAATGACGGTGGGTGAACCCCGGTGTTCAGCGGCCGCTTTGAAGGCTGCATAAATCTTGTGGTTGTCGTGGCCCCCGCGCGAGAGGGTCAGACGGTCGAGGTCTTCGTCGCTCATCCCCTCGATGAGTTTTCGGAGGGCCGGGGTATTGAAGAACTTTTCGCGCAGCTCCTTACCGCCGTAGGCCGCATAGCGCTGGCTCTCGCCGTCTACGAGTTGCTCCATGCGTTCCAGCAACACCCCTTCGGTGTCTCGGGCAAAAAGCTCGTCCCAGGCACTGCCCCAAACCACCTTGATTACGTTCCAGCCCGCGCCCCGGTAGAGGGCCTCGAGCTCCTGGATAATTTTGGAATTGCCCCGCACCGGCCCGTCCAGGCGCTGAAGGTTGGCGTTGATCACAAAAACCAGGTTATCGAGTTCCTCGTTGGCAGCTACCCGCAAAGCCCCGGTGGTCTCGGGCTCGTCCTGTTCGCCGTCGCCCAGGAAAGCCCAAACCTTGGCATCGGACTTAGGCTTAAGGCCCCGGTCTTCCAGGTATCGCAGGAAGCGGGCCTGGTAAATAGCTTGCAGCGGCCCCAATCCCATGCTGACGGTAGGGAACTCCCAGTAGTCGGGCATCAGCCAGGGGTGGGGATAGCTAGACAGGCCGCGTCCCGGCCCACCCAGCAATTCGCGGCGAAACTTGCCCAAGTCATCTTCGGTCAAGCGTCCCTCTAGGTAGCTACGGGCATACACCCCCGGCGACATATGCCCCTGATAGAAGACCAGGTCGCGGTCGGGAGAGTCCTGGCCACGGAAAAAATGATTGAAGCCCATCTCCATTAGCTCGGCGATGCTAGCGTAGGTGGAGATGTGCCCCCCGATGCCATCGGCTTTTTTGTTGGCCTGCTGTACGATGGCGATGGTATTCCAGCGCAGGATGTTGGCGATGCGCTGCTCGAGCTCCATGTCGCCCGGATAAGGTGGCTGGTGCTCCAGCGAGATGGTGTTCACGTAAGGCGTATTGACCTTGTCGTGGATGACCACCCCGTAGCGGTAGGCGTAGTTCTCGAGCATCTCCATGAGCTGCGCCACCCGGTCACGCCCGGCAGTACGCAGGATGTACTCGAGGCTTTCGCGCCACTCCTGGTTCTCGAGATCTTCTAGTCGGATCTGCTCTTCGGCAGATAGCCCGGCACGGGCAGCAATTAGTTCGCGGTCTTCAACCATGCGGTGCTCCTTTGAGCCAGTAACCAAACACCCATGACCGAAGACGCGATTCCGCGGCCATTGGCGTTCGGCGTTTGGCGGCCGTTCTTTGTCATCAGCCTTACATTACAGCAGATATTTTCAAGGCCAATCGTAAGGAAGTATGTTTTTTACAGCATATAAAAAACTTTTACCAAATGGTAAATCTAGACCGGCTAAAAACCCGTAGCCAAGAGGCTAAGCAAGGTTTTTCGGAAGAACCACCCTGAGTGAGCCGCCGCTACTTACTCAGGCGCTGTTCCTTTACCGTAACCTGTGGATTTCGCTCCACGATGCCACAAATCTACTCCGTCCGCGCCCAACCAAACAGCTCGCTTCCCTACCCTGCCGCCCCTTCTCCGAGTGGATTTCGCACGGGGCCAGCGGCCAGTTAGATAGACTAATGTCTCAAGGCCCCAGCTTGCGCTTGAGGTACAAAAGCAAATCCTCCAGCGCCGTGCGCAAGGCCCGCTGCTCACGCAGGATGGCCTCGATGCGGTCTTCTGGGGTGGCCAGGGTAAGGGTTTTGAAGATCATGTTGGTGTTGCCGCAGCGCGGGCAGGGGATGGTGGGGGGTGAGCTGGTAGGGGCGTAGAAGATGCGGGTGTTGTCGCGGGTGCAGAGCATGTACTTGGCCCCGGCAGCCTCGCCGCGCCGGATGGCCTCGGCCAGCTCCCTGGCTTCTTCGGTAGCGTAGCCCAGGAAAAAGTCGCCCCCTACCTCTTCTATTGAAGGGAGCACTTCCCGGGTGGCGGTCAGGTCGGACTTCAGACCGCGCGGGGCAGTCCAGGAGATGCCGTTCCACTTGAAGTGGCGCAGGTGGCGCTTGCGGGCTTTGTCTTCGATTTCAACGATCAGGTTAACCTCGGGGTCTTTGGGGTAGTAGTACAGACGCACTGCCGCTACCCCGCTCAAAGCTGGCTCAGGGGGCATGGTATACGAGAGCGGGCCATCGGTTTTGATGCGGCTGTTGTAGCCGACCAGGTTTTGCAAATCGTAGAGGGTGAGTCCCGGATGCTCAAAGTCACCCTCTAGAAACGCCCGAACCTTGGCAAAGGCTTGCTCGAGACCCACATCTACCATAACTGGCTAAAGTCTACCATCCAGGTCAAGGGGCAAAAAAACCGCAACCTGGCACCCAGACACCCCAGAGGTTGTGTTGACCCCTCGACCATACACTATGGACTATTGGCTTTGCTTGCGCTTTCGCCCACAAGCCCAAGCGCCAAACCGTATAATGACCCCCCGTGTTGATCCGCGTCGGCGACACCGACTTCCCCCTATCCAGACCCCCCCAGGTGCTCGAGGTGGGCTTTGGCGATGGCCGTTTTACTGCCCAACTGGCGCGCCTGTACCCCGATTGGCAGATTCTAGGGGTAGAAATTTCGGCAGGCTCGGTGGCCAGGGCCCTGAAGCGCTTTCGGCGGGAGGGCATTGGGAATGTGCAGGTCTACCACGGCGAGGCTCTTTTTGCCTTGCGCAACCTAATCGCTCCACACAGCTTGCAGCGGGTCTATGTTAACTTCCCCGACCCCTGGCCCAAAGCTAAGCATGAACACAACCGCCTGCTGCAGCAGGCCTTTTACCGGCGGCTTTCCACCCGCCTGACCGATGGGGGCGAGCTGTTGCTCACCACCGACCACGAGCAATACTGGCAGTTTGCCCAGGCCGAGGGCAGGGCCAGCGGGCTTTTCGAGGTCGAGACCCCCCCGCCGCCCGAACACCACCTCACCACCAAGTACGCCCTGAAATGGAAAGAACAGGGCCGCAGGTTCTACCACGCGGTTTTTCGAAAGATTGCCGAAGACCCCACCCCCTGGCCC includes the following:
- the aceE gene encoding pyruvate dehydrogenase (acetyl-transferring), homodimeric type; its protein translation is MVEDRELIAARAGLSAEEQIRLEDLENQEWRESLEYILRTAGRDRVAQLMEMLENYAYRYGVVIHDKVNTPYVNTISLEHQPPYPGDMELEQRIANILRWNTIAIVQQANKKADGIGGHISTYASIAELMEMGFNHFFRGQDSPDRDLVFYQGHMSPGVYARSYLEGRLTEDDLGKFRRELLGGPGRGLSSYPHPWLMPDYWEFPTVSMGLGPLQAIYQARFLRYLEDRGLKPKSDAKVWAFLGDGEQDEPETTGALRVAANEELDNLVFVINANLQRLDGPVRGNSKIIQELEALYRGAGWNVIKVVWGSAWDELFARDTEGVLLERMEQLVDGESQRYAAYGGKELREKFFNTPALRKLIEGMSDEDLDRLTLSRGGHDNHKIYAAFKAAAEHRGSPTVIIARTVKGYCLGPSAQAKNVAHQVKKLTLEDLREARDHLGIPIPDEELEKTPFYHPGPDSPEVRYMLERRKALGGLIPERRVREYKLNTPDSAFFEEFYAGSSGREISTTMAFVRILTKLVRHPEVGKLIVPIVPDEARTFGMEGVINSVGIYSPKGQLYTPVDAGTVTVYRESETGQLLQEGINEAGAMCSFIAAGTAYAHHGVPTIPFYIYYSMFGLQRVGDLVWAAGDQRTKGFLMGATAGRTTLNGEGLQHEDGHSHVLALPVPNMPAYDPAFAYELAVILQDGLKRMYHDGEDIFYYITLMNENYVQPAMPEPREQTRQGILKGLYLFKKSDLKKPKARVQLLGSGTILNEVLKAAEMLADYNIAADVWSVTSYKALYYEAQETARQNRLNPGSKAKLPYVAQCLNGTEGPIIAASDYMKVLPDMVSGYLNRPIHSLGTDGFGRSETREALRDFFEVDAKHVVVAALSALRSEGKVNVNTLSEAIKKLGIDPKREAPYKR
- a CDS encoding bifunctional oligoribonuclease/PAP phosphatase NrnA → MDALHNGPEPRYWEKVRTVADTLRELEGPIIIVSHVDPDGDAIGSSLGLARALKAMDKKVTWIADPPRFLRFLVKEDEYSEPIAQVPEGATLVVLDAAEPGRVAGAPVEGFVINIDHHGTNPRFGYLSVVDPSKAATAQIVKDLIDALGVGWTAEMATPVLTGLITDTGNFRFANTTPEVLHTAAELVGHGVKLAELTDRLQWRPVGYFKAMGAVLSTVGFHFGGLLVTAHMPSEVSVEDSDDFVGIIRYAEGSQIAVFLREREEGVKLSIRSRGGVSAQAVAVKLGGGGHVPAAGATLRGLTLDEAYPKVLAAVEEELRRVGYI
- the trmB gene encoding tRNA (guanosine(46)-N7)-methyltransferase TrmB: MLIRVGDTDFPLSRPPQVLEVGFGDGRFTAQLARLYPDWQILGVEISAGSVARALKRFRREGIGNVQVYHGEALFALRNLIAPHSLQRVYVNFPDPWPKAKHEHNRLLQQAFYRRLSTRLTDGGELLLTTDHEQYWQFAQAEGRASGLFEVETPPPPEHHLTTKYALKWKEQGRRFYHAVFRKIAEDPTPWPPLRRYPMPHALMSGTLPELHNFEKTVVRFEGGTAVLLEATRTLGPQSGYYFHTHIEEEDLIQDVLLEARPSAHGLYVGISRFGAPLSTAGVRAAVEWLVGWLEGQGLRVMQRSY
- the cmk gene encoding (d)CMP kinase, which encodes MHDIITIDGPSASGKTSVAKLVAQRLGIPYISSGLLYRAVALMCLLENVSAEEIEGRLEKYRLELRPTSTQNLVYLDGHEVSEALHSLEVDQIVSAVAVRPAIREYVNNVLRKIPPPFVVDGRDMGSTVFPQARYKFYLTASPEVRAKRRVPERDAAYETVLAEIIRRDQADQKQSAPARDAIILDTSHLDLDGVVRAVLKHLAPPS
- a CDS encoding 2-oxo acid dehydrogenase subunit E2 — encoded protein: MAELKLPDLGDNVASAVVVGVLIKEGDTIAAGQPVLELETDKAVMEAPASEGGTVSKVMVKPGDEVKSGQVIAVLGSAATSAEAPKSAPATPPPPTPTTPPPAPASAQPASTAPSAQPPSVPAPPRGAASVPSAPAGQRKLIPAAPSVRRLAREMGVNLLDVVGSGPAYRISESDVKRFATGEVVPAPTTSAPVPAMPLPDFSKFGSVRREAMSGIRRATVRSMAQAWSTIPMVTQFDKADITEMEALRKKMGPRAEKRGAKVTMTAILLKIAAAALKQFPKFNASIDTATNEVIFKEYIHIGVAVDTPTGLLVPVVRDVDKKGVITLAAELGEIAAKARDRKLTPEEMQGASFTISNLGGIGGTGFTPIVNWPEVAIMGVSRSSIEPVWNAEKGAFEPRNIMPFSLSYDHRLIDGADAARFCRFVAEMLEDPFLLGFEG
- the aroA gene encoding 3-phosphoshikimate 1-carboxyvinyltransferase, with protein sequence MERLIPPTPSLKGTLRVPGDKSVTHRGLMLGALAQGESTLYYPLKAGDTLSTAQVMRQLGAEITERGEHFHIKGAGLRLQEPTDVLDCGNAGTLMRLVAGLLSGQEIFTVLTGDASLRRRPMGRVTTPLRQMGARIEGREGGKLAPLAIRGGGLRGIHYELPVASAQVKSAVLLAGLFAEEDTEVAEPAPTRDHTERVFRHYGLPIELEGNLIRTRRAEPFAARDLIVPGDFSSAAFFIVAALITPESDITLEGVGLNPTRTGLLTVLKEMGADLSWEVTEGQDGEPVGAIRARSSRLKGVSVDPKLIPLMVDEVPVLAAAAAWAEGETYIPNLEELRVKESDRVAAIAHNLQNLGAPVEMGPDWLKIRGGSVQSGVVEPFHDHRIAMAFAVCGLPKGVTVQDAEWASISFPSFWEALERLTGRV